Below is a genomic region from Brassica oleracea var. oleracea cultivar TO1000 chromosome C9, BOL, whole genome shotgun sequence.
TATTAAAAATTAAGTATAACTATTATACATTCCATTATATTAAATCAAAATAAATATACTTGCAAGTATATAATTCTATTAATATTAAATAATTTTAATTTTTAGTATATTATTTGATTTTCGCGCGGATTTGTTTCTTAATTTAAAAAAAAATCAAAAAGCTGAAGAATATTTTGGTCTATGAACCCGCAGGCCTCGCTGCGGGAGTATGAGAAACAGACTTTTTTCAAAGCTGTCATTTTGCTGCCATGAAGAGTTTACTCAACGACACTGAGAGGATTCACAGAAATTCACATTTCAGCAATAAGCCACGTTTGATCGTTACTTGTTATATATACAGTACGTGCAACACATTTGAACAACGAATTTCAAAACGTTAATCGTCGAAATTGTCGTGTCTACAGTCTATCGCATACACCATCAACAGCAAAAACACACGCACCCTTCTCTGCCATTCGCTGGTATTAAATCTCTTTTATAAACACATAATAAGCTACTGATTTTTTTCTTCTACTCATCCCACAGTAATACATAAACCATAACACTTATTTATATATACTAAACCTGCACAAAAAAGGTCTTCTAAACTCAAAACTCATCCTCTAACACTAACTCCTCCTCTCAAACTCCCCTTCACAGGTCCAGCGACCCGACTCTTGCTTCTTACCTGACTTGTACTTTCCTTACTTCCAGCAGCAGATTCTTCGATAATCTTCTTCAATCTTTCCACGACAATCTCCATTGCGGGTCGATCTTTATCGTTCTTTTTCAAACAAAGATCAGCCAGTTTAGCCAAACTCCTAGCTGCAGCAATTGGATAATTGTTGCGTAGCCGAGGGTCAACGATCATGCTGAAGCGCTGACTATCAGCAGGATACTCTTTCACCCAATCTAATAGCTTTCGTTCAGCTACTGGCTTGTTCCTCTCAATGGTTCGGCGTCCTGTAATGATCTCGTAAAGAACAACACCGAAGCTATATACATCACTCTTTAAGCGAAGATGGCCTGTTTGCACGTACTCAGGAGCTGCATAACCTTGTGTTCCAACTCTCTATTAAGAAAATGAAGTAAACAATCAAGAAGAAAATATGTTAAAATTTTACTCCGTTTTATAATATATGATGTTTTAGAAAAAAATTGTTGTTTCAAAATATAAAATGTTCTAACATGTCTATGCAACTTTAACTTTATTGAAAACTGTTTAACTAGTTATAAATCGTAATGAAGCCAAACAGAACCAAACCTAACCGAATGCACACTACTAAAACCAACAACACAATGAAACCCAAGAAGGTAAGAAGTAATCAATACTTACTGCAGTTGTGACGTGAGTATTGTCGCCCTGAGGTCCTTCTCTTGCAAGCCCAAAGTCCGATAATTTCGGACAAAATTCATCATTTAAGAGCACATTAGAGGTTTTGAAGTCTCGGTATATCACCTGACCAACCAAATATACCACACACTCTTATCATCCATCCACTGAAATCACATTAAACTTAGAAACTAGACACTGAATGTTTCAGGATACACCCCACATTTTCTCCCCCAACGGTTCACAAAATGTCTCATTCCTGATCTACTAATCATGGTCAATGTCAACATTTCTATATAGTCACAACTATCAAAAGGATCCGTCTTAAAACCAGGTTTCCTCTAATGGGTTTTGTTTCGTTACAAATATTTTACCTTAACTTCATGTAAATAAGCCAATCCTTGAGCTGCACCAAGCATGATCTCAAGCCTTTGTTTCCATGGTAATATACGTGATCCACGGGTGAACAGATGATCCTCTAAGCTTCGATTCGACATGAACTCGTAAACCAAAAGCCTCTCGATCCCAGTCTCTCCATCTTCTGAGCAATAACCTAATAGCTTCACAACGTTCTGATGATTCACTACTCCTAGAAACTGAACCTCTGCTAGCCATTGCTTGTGACCCTAATAACACCATTACAACACAGACAAGATAAAAAAGATCAAAACTTTGAGCAAAAGTTTCAGACTTTACATTTTTTTTTAAAACAGAGCAAGGAACAGAGAGAAGACCTGTAATCCTTGACGATTGAGTTTCTTGATGGCGACGACAAGTGGAGAATCAGAATCAGAATCTTTTGTGGTGGGAATCTTTCCTTTGTAAACACTACCGAATCCACCTTCGCCGATCTTAAGCTTTCTGTTAAACCCATAAGTGGCTTCACTGAGTTCCTGGTAAGTGAAAACCCTAAGATTCTTTTCTCTATCTGTATACAAGTCTCTGATACTTCGAGGAGAAGGCAAAGATCTCGGCGTCTGGAGATTAAACGACGACGTTTCGCTCTGGTTCCTCAGCTCAGGAGCTGAGTTTTGTGCTATTTCTTTTCCTTTTCTTTTGTCTTTTTGTTGGTTTGTGGGTTTGGGTTTCTTTGATTTGAACAAGAACAGACAATTCATGTCTTAGGAGAGAGAAAAGTAGCAGAAAGATTGGAACTTTTTTTTAGGGAATGTTTGTG
It encodes:
- the LOC106313326 gene encoding probable receptor-like protein kinase At5g47070, yielding MNCLFLFKSKKPKPTNQQKDKRKGKEIAQNSAPELRNQSETSSFNLQTPRSLPSPRSIRDLYTDREKNLRVFTYQELSEATYGFNRKLKIGEGGFGSVYKGKIPTTKDSDSDSPLVVAIKKLNRQGLQGHKQWLAEVQFLGVVNHQNVVKLLGYCSEDGETGIERLLVYEFMSNRSLEDHLFTRGSRILPWKQRLEIMLGAAQGLAYLHEVKVIYRDFKTSNVLLNDEFCPKLSDFGLAREGPQGDNTHVTTARVGTQGYAAPEYVQTGHLRLKSDVYSFGVVLYEIITGRRTIERNKPVAERKLLDWVKEYPADSQRFSMIVDPRLRNNYPIAAARSLAKLADLCLKKNDKDRPAMEIVVERLKKIIEESAAGSKESTSQVRSKSRVAGPVKGSLRGGVSVRG